In Pseudofrankia saprophytica, one genomic interval encodes:
- a CDS encoding TetR/AcrR family transcriptional regulator, with the protein MALRSPAAGRRRQPEVTRDRLLAAAVDLFAERGYDGVRVRDIADRAGVTTGAIYSHYPDMASLLADAAGRAVDHAVQAVAHVGHGELGDALLAAATSTAAGRRLSREQALLLEAIVAARREPTLRKALGEVLRERFELVRGAIEQARQDGELRDDLSPDAVAWFLYLAPIGLLTGRAAGLAGPDLDELRAVFEAVVSGLRIPPAAS; encoded by the coding sequence ATGGCATTGCGCAGTCCCGCCGCCGGGCGCCGTCGCCAGCCGGAGGTCACCCGGGACCGGCTGCTCGCCGCCGCCGTCGACCTGTTCGCCGAACGGGGTTATGACGGCGTTCGCGTCCGTGACATCGCCGACCGGGCGGGGGTGACCACCGGCGCGATCTACTCGCACTACCCGGACATGGCCTCGCTGCTCGCCGACGCCGCCGGACGGGCCGTCGACCATGCCGTGCAGGCGGTCGCGCACGTCGGGCACGGCGAGCTCGGCGACGCGCTGCTGGCCGCCGCCACGTCGACCGCGGCCGGCCGTCGGCTGTCCCGCGAGCAGGCGCTGCTGCTCGAGGCCATCGTCGCCGCCCGCCGGGAGCCGACGCTACGCAAGGCGCTCGGCGAGGTGCTGCGCGAGCGGTTCGAGCTGGTGCGCGGCGCCATCGAGCAGGCGCGCCAGGACGGCGAGTTACGCGACGATCTTTCCCCCGACGCCGTCGCCTGGTTCCTCTACCTGGCCCCGATCGGGTTGCTCACCGGCCGGGCCGCCGGACTGGCCGGCCCCGATCTCGACGAGCTGCGCGCGGTCTTCGAGGCCGTCGTCAGCGGCCTGCGCATCCCGCCGGCGGCCAGCTGA
- a CDS encoding acyl-CoA dehydrogenase family protein, whose protein sequence is MRRTLFGEEHLLLRDAFRAFLAEHVTPYHADWEKAGIVDRAVWTEAGKQGFLGFDVPEEYGGGGQDDFRYNAVVTEECGRAGTTGLGYALHNDVVAPYLIKLCTDEQKRRWLPGFCSGEIVTAIAMTEPGAGSDLRGMRTSARRDGSDWLLSGSKTFITNGIHADLVVVAARTSELKGGRGLSLFGVERGMPGFTRGRNLDKVGMKAQDTAELFFDDVRVPAANLIGEEGAGFLHLVGNLPQERLSVAVLAAASMEAVLQYTVEYCKSRKAFGQSIGSFQNSRFLLAELATETQVVRTFIDRCIEELVAGKLTAEDAAMAKWWSTELQVKLIDRCLQLHGGYGYMTEYPVARAYLDARVQTIYAGTTEIMKEIIGRGLGV, encoded by the coding sequence ATGCGGCGCACCCTGTTCGGCGAGGAACACCTACTCCTGCGGGATGCGTTCCGCGCCTTCCTGGCCGAGCACGTGACGCCGTACCACGCCGACTGGGAGAAGGCCGGGATCGTCGACCGGGCGGTCTGGACGGAGGCCGGCAAGCAGGGCTTCCTCGGATTCGACGTTCCCGAGGAGTACGGCGGCGGCGGGCAGGACGACTTCCGCTACAACGCCGTCGTCACCGAGGAGTGCGGGCGGGCGGGCACCACCGGCCTCGGCTACGCGCTGCACAACGACGTCGTGGCGCCCTACCTCATCAAGCTCTGCACCGACGAGCAGAAGCGGCGCTGGCTGCCCGGCTTCTGCTCCGGCGAGATCGTCACCGCGATCGCGATGACCGAGCCGGGCGCGGGCAGCGACCTGCGCGGCATGCGGACCTCGGCCCGCCGGGACGGGAGCGACTGGCTTCTCTCCGGCTCCAAGACGTTCATCACCAACGGCATTCACGCCGACCTCGTGGTCGTCGCCGCGCGCACCTCCGAGCTGAAGGGCGGCCGCGGGCTCTCGCTGTTCGGGGTGGAGCGCGGGATGCCCGGCTTCACCCGCGGGCGCAACCTCGACAAGGTCGGGATGAAGGCGCAGGACACCGCCGAGCTGTTCTTCGACGACGTCCGGGTACCGGCGGCGAACCTGATCGGCGAGGAGGGGGCCGGATTCCTGCACCTCGTCGGCAACCTGCCCCAGGAAAGACTCTCGGTCGCGGTGCTCGCCGCCGCGTCGATGGAGGCGGTGCTCCAGTACACCGTCGAGTACTGCAAGAGCCGCAAGGCCTTTGGCCAGTCGATCGGCAGCTTCCAGAACAGCCGGTTCCTGCTCGCCGAGCTCGCCACCGAGACCCAGGTGGTACGCACCTTCATCGATCGGTGCATCGAGGAGCTGGTCGCCGGCAAGCTGACGGCCGAGGACGCGGCGATGGCGAAGTGGTGGTCGACGGAGCTGCAGGTCAAGCTCATCGACCGTTGCCTGCAGCTGCACGGCGGCTACGGCTACATGACGGAGTACCCGGTCGCCCGCGCCTACCTCGACGCCAGGGTGCAGACCATCTACGCCGGCACCACCGAGATCATGAAGGAGATCATCGGCCGCGGCCTCGGGGTGTGA
- a CDS encoding amidohydrolase family protein yields MSVPRIETLETLPLVDHHCHGLVRRELDRPDFERVMTEADQPGPPGTSFFDSQLGFALRRYCAPVLDLPAHARPDDYLARRAELGADEVAARMLRSAGIVDFCVDTGFAPERLTSAADLAAAAGGRGHDVVRLEPLAEQVALDIVTGQVGVAHFPDQVRARLAARAAAGGGPGARPAAGDRAPVVGVKSVAAYRVGLELPAERPTDRVVIAAVRSWVGRLRAGAPIRLADPVLHSFLIWTGADLGLPIQIHTGYGDTDLHLTRANPLLLTELLRALAATEAPVLLLHCYPFHREAGYLAQVFPHVYLDVGLATHNVGRASATVLAEALELAPFGKLLFSTDAFALAELYLLGARLFRRALTAFLAAGIADGDWTTDDADRVAVMVGAGNARRVYGLAEPAGEPAAVKRPAGAASRRAPAKRAPAKKAGPAKPAVAKRPAGRPSAAEPAKREPAKREPAKKPAAAKRSAKPPSGAG; encoded by the coding sequence GTGTCGGTGCCACGGATCGAGACGCTCGAAACGCTCCCGCTGGTCGACCACCACTGCCATGGGCTGGTGCGGCGCGAGCTGGACCGCCCGGACTTCGAACGGGTCATGACGGAGGCCGACCAGCCGGGCCCGCCGGGTACCTCGTTCTTCGACAGCCAGCTCGGCTTCGCGTTGCGGCGTTACTGCGCGCCGGTGCTCGACCTGCCCGCGCACGCCCGGCCGGACGACTACCTCGCCCGCCGGGCGGAGCTCGGCGCCGACGAGGTGGCTGCGCGGATGCTGCGGTCCGCCGGCATCGTCGACTTCTGCGTCGACACCGGGTTCGCCCCGGAGCGGCTCACCAGCGCCGCGGATCTCGCCGCGGCCGCGGGCGGCCGCGGGCACGACGTCGTCCGACTCGAGCCGCTCGCCGAGCAGGTGGCGCTCGACATCGTCACCGGCCAGGTGGGCGTGGCCCACTTCCCCGACCAGGTGCGTGCCCGCCTCGCGGCGCGGGCGGCGGCCGGCGGCGGGCCGGGGGCCCGCCCCGCCGCCGGTGACAGGGCTCCCGTCGTCGGGGTGAAGTCGGTGGCCGCGTACCGGGTGGGCCTGGAGCTGCCCGCCGAGCGTCCCACCGACCGGGTGGTGATCGCGGCGGTACGGTCCTGGGTGGGCCGGCTGCGCGCCGGCGCCCCGATCCGGCTCGCGGATCCGGTGCTGCACAGCTTCCTCATCTGGACGGGCGCCGACCTGGGTCTGCCGATACAGATCCACACCGGCTACGGGGACACCGACCTGCACCTGACGCGGGCCAACCCGCTGCTGCTCACCGAGCTACTCCGGGCGCTCGCAGCCACCGAGGCACCGGTGCTGCTGCTGCACTGCTACCCGTTCCACCGGGAGGCGGGCTACCTGGCGCAGGTGTTCCCGCATGTCTACCTGGACGTAGGCCTGGCGACCCACAACGTCGGGCGGGCGAGCGCGACCGTGCTCGCCGAGGCGCTGGAGCTTGCGCCGTTCGGCAAGTTGCTGTTCTCCACGGACGCGTTCGCTCTTGCCGAGCTGTACCTGCTGGGCGCGCGGCTGTTCCGCCGGGCCCTCACGGCCTTCCTGGCCGCGGGCATCGCGGACGGCGACTGGACGACCGACGACGCGGACCGCGTCGCCGTCATGGTGGGCGCGGGCAATGCGCGCCGGGTCTACGGCCTGGCGGAGCCGGCCGGCGAGCCGGCGGCGGTGAAGCGGCCAGCCGGCGCGGCGAGCAGGCGGGCCCCGGCCAAGCGGGCGCCGGCCAAGAAGGCGGGACCCGCGAAGCCGGCCGTGGCGAAGCGACCGGCGGGGCGGCCGAGCGCGGCCGAGCCGGCCAAGCGGGAACCGGCCAAGCGGGAACCCGCCAAGAAGCCAGCCGCTGCCAAGCGGTCGGCGAAACCGCCATCCGGCGCCGGCTGA